A DNA window from Amphiprion ocellaris isolate individual 3 ecotype Okinawa chromosome 8, ASM2253959v1, whole genome shotgun sequence contains the following coding sequences:
- the LOC111572101 gene encoding complement receptor type 1-like isoform X1 has protein sequence MRTIGWNILTFAFALTSAQGPKECSSPLEYPNIRLSSRYSSRNKFSSGDKVYYNCAEDYTPSTGSRAVECKGGTWTRLTLKCDKKSCGYAGDLLHGQLHYEGNSYLGEKVYATCNEGYTLKGQNYMICQASGWTGEFPTCEEGETTCSTPAVTNSVHRAGGVSEYQVGETMSFACQQGFRLDGAQQITCGSDGQWQPQPPKCLPSPDKTQPAETGACGVPQNVQNSNANLADKYITMTSFPSSAKVYYVCDVGYTPVGGSRVRICKNGKWTPLRLNCERKPCGSAGEIVNGRFVYSGVEFGDTATAVCDEGYILVGEVRRNCMSNGWDGRIPVCEAVDCDDPPVVKNAEMKGPQEPPYNYRTVISYQCRVGTLIGQKEIWCTKNGTWSTPPECHEITCPPPNVTNAFWMRAQNQFFRHQDTILIECRRGFMMKGPNSITCNNEGQWIPRLPECRRRPRRQPYRRG, from the exons ATGAGGACCATCGGCTGGAATATTCTCACTTTTGCCTTTGCCCTGACCTcag CTCAGGGACCAAAGGAATGCTCCTCTCCGCTGGAATATCCAAACATCAGACTGTCCAGCAGatacagcagcaggaacaagTTCAGCAGCGGAGACAAAGTTTATTATAACTGCGCAGAAGATTACACTCCATCCACAGGCAGTCGAGCTGTGGAGTGTAAAGGAGGAACCTGGACCAGACTCACTCTGAAGTGCGACA AGAAGTCCTGTGGATATGCTGGTGATCTACTCCATGGGCAGCTCCACTATGAGGGGAATTCATACCTTGGGGAGAAAGTTTATGCTACATGCAATGAGGG ATACACTCTGAAAGGACAGAACTACATGATTTGCCAGGCGTCTGGGTGGACCGGTGAATTCCCAACTTGTGAAG AGGGAGAGACCACCTGCTCCACTCCAGCAGTCACCAACTCTGTACACAGAGCTGGAGGCGTTTCTGAGTACCAGGTCGGAGAAACCATGAGCTTCGCCTGCCAGCAGGGTTTCCGTCTGGATGGAGCTCAGCAGATCACGTGTGGCTCCGATGGCCAGTGGCAGCCTCAACCTCCTAAATGTCTTCCTTCCCCTGATAAAACTCAGCCTGCTGAAA CAGGTGCATGTGGTGTGCCACAAAATGTCCAGAACTCCAACGCCAACCTTGCAGACAAATACATCACCATGACATCTTTTCCCTCCAGTGCCAAAGTCTATTACGTGTGTGATGTTGGATACACTCCAGTAGGAGGCAGCAGGGTTCGCATATGTAAGAATGGAAAGTGGACACCACTGAGGCTGAACTGTGAAC GGAAGCCTTGTGGTTCTGCAGGAGAGATTGTAAATGGACGCTTTGTTTATTCTGGAGTAGAGTTTGGAGACACTGCCACAGCCGTCTGTGATGAGGG GTACATTCTTGTAGGAGAAGTAAGAAGAAACTGCATGAGTAACGGCTGGGATGGACGTATTCCTGTTTGTGAAG CTGTGGATTGTGATGACCCACCAGTGGTGAAGAATGCAGAAATGAAAGGCCCTCAGGAGCCACCTTACAACTACAGGACTGTGATTAGCTACCAGTGTCGTGTGGGAACCCTCATTGGGCAAAAGGAGATTTGGTGCACCAAGAATGGGACGTGGAGCACACCTCCAGAATGCCACG AAATTACATGTCCACCGCCAAATGTGACCAATGCCTTCTGGATGAGAGCTCAGAATCAGTTCTTCCGGCACCAGGACACCATATTAATCGAGTGTAGACGTGGCTTCATGATGAAGGGACCGAACTCCATTACTTGTAATAATGAAGGCCAGTGGATCCCCCGTCTACCTGAGTGTCGACGCAGAC cacGTCGTCAGCCATACAGGAGGGGATAA
- the LOC111572101 gene encoding complement receptor type 1-like isoform X2, translating to MRTIGWNILTFAFALTSAQGPKECSSPLEYPNIRLSSRYSSRNKFSSGDKVYYNCAEDYTPSTGSRAVECKGGTWTRLTLKCDKKSCGYAGDLLHGQLHYEGNSYLGEKVYATCNEGYTLKGQNYMICQASGWTGEFPTCEEGETTCSTPAVTNSVHRAGGVSEYQVGETMSFACQQGFRLDGAQQITCGSDGQWQPQPPKCLPSPDKTQPAESACGVPQNVQNSNANLADKYITMTSFPSSAKVYYVCDVGYTPVGGSRVRICKNGKWTPLRLNCERKPCGSAGEIVNGRFVYSGVEFGDTATAVCDEGYILVGEVRRNCMSNGWDGRIPVCEAVDCDDPPVVKNAEMKGPQEPPYNYRTVISYQCRVGTLIGQKEIWCTKNGTWSTPPECHEITCPPPNVTNAFWMRAQNQFFRHQDTILIECRRGFMMKGPNSITCNNEGQWIPRLPECRRRPRRQPYRRG from the exons ATGAGGACCATCGGCTGGAATATTCTCACTTTTGCCTTTGCCCTGACCTcag CTCAGGGACCAAAGGAATGCTCCTCTCCGCTGGAATATCCAAACATCAGACTGTCCAGCAGatacagcagcaggaacaagTTCAGCAGCGGAGACAAAGTTTATTATAACTGCGCAGAAGATTACACTCCATCCACAGGCAGTCGAGCTGTGGAGTGTAAAGGAGGAACCTGGACCAGACTCACTCTGAAGTGCGACA AGAAGTCCTGTGGATATGCTGGTGATCTACTCCATGGGCAGCTCCACTATGAGGGGAATTCATACCTTGGGGAGAAAGTTTATGCTACATGCAATGAGGG ATACACTCTGAAAGGACAGAACTACATGATTTGCCAGGCGTCTGGGTGGACCGGTGAATTCCCAACTTGTGAAG AGGGAGAGACCACCTGCTCCACTCCAGCAGTCACCAACTCTGTACACAGAGCTGGAGGCGTTTCTGAGTACCAGGTCGGAGAAACCATGAGCTTCGCCTGCCAGCAGGGTTTCCGTCTGGATGGAGCTCAGCAGATCACGTGTGGCTCCGATGGCCAGTGGCAGCCTCAACCTCCTAAATGTCTTCCTTCCCCTGATAAAACTCAGCCTGCTGAAA GTGCATGTGGTGTGCCACAAAATGTCCAGAACTCCAACGCCAACCTTGCAGACAAATACATCACCATGACATCTTTTCCCTCCAGTGCCAAAGTCTATTACGTGTGTGATGTTGGATACACTCCAGTAGGAGGCAGCAGGGTTCGCATATGTAAGAATGGAAAGTGGACACCACTGAGGCTGAACTGTGAAC GGAAGCCTTGTGGTTCTGCAGGAGAGATTGTAAATGGACGCTTTGTTTATTCTGGAGTAGAGTTTGGAGACACTGCCACAGCCGTCTGTGATGAGGG GTACATTCTTGTAGGAGAAGTAAGAAGAAACTGCATGAGTAACGGCTGGGATGGACGTATTCCTGTTTGTGAAG CTGTGGATTGTGATGACCCACCAGTGGTGAAGAATGCAGAAATGAAAGGCCCTCAGGAGCCACCTTACAACTACAGGACTGTGATTAGCTACCAGTGTCGTGTGGGAACCCTCATTGGGCAAAAGGAGATTTGGTGCACCAAGAATGGGACGTGGAGCACACCTCCAGAATGCCACG AAATTACATGTCCACCGCCAAATGTGACCAATGCCTTCTGGATGAGAGCTCAGAATCAGTTCTTCCGGCACCAGGACACCATATTAATCGAGTGTAGACGTGGCTTCATGATGAAGGGACCGAACTCCATTACTTGTAATAATGAAGGCCAGTGGATCCCCCGTCTACCTGAGTGTCGACGCAGAC cacGTCGTCAGCCATACAGGAGGGGATAA
- the LOC111586479 gene encoding 6-phosphofructo-2-kinase/fructose-2,6-bisphosphatase 2-like, with amino-acid sequence MFDLKVEAVNTHRNRPFNKARPDAVPPAFLRRNSFTPLSSQDQIKRPRLYSVGNPPHARMSQAPTLPSMQFSEASEGTELLQGEGTLNGFSAADTDECVRSVTGST; translated from the exons ATGTTTGACCTGAAGGTGGAGGCTGTCAACACTCACAGGAACAGACCATTT AATAAAGCCCGACCGGACGCTGTGCCACCAGCTTTCCTCCGAAGGAACAGTTTCACTCCTCTATCCAGCCAAGACCAGATTAAACGGCCTCGGCTGTACAGCGTCGGTAACCCTCCACATGCTCGTATGTCGCAGGCTCCCACTTTACCCAGCATGCAATTCTCTGAGGCGTCTGAGGGGACAGAATTGCTACAAGGCGAG GGCACTCTGAACGGTTTCAGTGCTGCAGACACAGATGAGTGTGTTCGGAGTGTAACAGGAAGCACATGA